One Capricornis sumatraensis isolate serow.1 chromosome 8, serow.2, whole genome shotgun sequence genomic region harbors:
- the AIPL1 gene encoding aryl-hydrocarbon-interacting protein-like 1 — MDATLLLNVEGIKKTILHGGTGDLPNFITGARVTFHFRTMKCDEERTVIDDSKQVGHPMHIIIGNMFKLEVWEILLTSMRVSEVAEFWCDTIHTGVYPILSRSLRQMAEGKDPTEWHVHTCGLANMFAYHTLGYEDLDELQKEPQPLIFIIELLQVEAPSQYQRETWNLNNHEKMQAVPILHGEGNRLFKLGRYEEASNKYQEAIVCLRNLQTKEKPWEVQWLKLEKMINTLILNYCQCLLKKEEYYEVLEHTSDILRHHPGIVKAYYVRARAHAEVWNEAEAKADLEKVLELEPSMRKAVQRELRLLENRLEEKREEERERCRNMLG, encoded by the exons ATGGACGCCACTCTGCTCCTGAATGTGGAAGGGATCAAGAAAACCATTCTGCACGGGGGcacaggggatctccccaacttcATTACTGGAGCGCGA GTGACCTTTCATTTCCGAACCATGAAATGTGACGAGGAGCGGACGGTGATAGACGACAGCAAGCAGGTGGGCCACCCCATGCACATCATCATTGGgaacatgttcaagctggaggtCTGGGAGATCTTGCTGACGTCCATGCGGGTCAGCGAGGTGGCCGAGTTCTGGTGCGACACCATC CACACAGGGGTCTACCCCATCCTGTCCCGGAGCCTGCGGCAGATGGCGGAGGGTAAGGACCCCACGGAGTGGCACGTGCACACGTGTGGCTTGGCCAACATGTTTGCTTACCACACGCTGGGCTACGAGGATCTGGATGAGCTGCAGAAGGAGCCTCAGCCACTGATCTTCATaatcgagttgctgcag GTCGAGGCCCCGAGCCAGTACCAGAGGGAGACCTGGAACCTGAATAACCATGAGAAGATGCAGGCGGTGCCCAtcctccatggagaaggaaaccgGCTCTTCAAGCTGGGCCGCTACGAGGAGGCCTCCAACAAGTACCAGGAAGCCATCGTCTGCCTGAGGAACCTGCAGACCAAG GAGAAACCCTGGGAGGTGCAGTGGCTGAAGCTGGAGAAGATGATCAACACCCTGATCCTGAACTACTGCCAGTGTCTGCTGAAGAAGGAGGAGTACTACGAGGTGCTGGAACACACTAGCGACATCCTCCGGCACCACCCAG GCATCGTGAAGGCCTACTATGTGCGGGCCCGGGCTCACGCCGAGGTGTGGAATGAGGCGGAGGCCAAGGCGGACCTGGAGAAAGTGCTGGAGCTGGAGCCGTCCATGCGGAAGGCGGTGCAGAGGGAGCTGAGGCTGCTGGAAAACCGCCTGGAGGAGAAACGCGAGGAGGAGCGAGAGCGCTGCCGGAACATGCTGGGCTAG